The segment GCCGTCGCCGTCGGTGTCGTCCTCGGCGTCAGCGTCGCCGTCGTTGTCCTTTGCGTCGCTGCCGTTGGTCCGCTCGCAGCTGCTTGACGCGATCTACGGCCAGTACGACGCCGCCTGGCTGGCGACCTTCGCGGCCGCCGACCGGTTGTGCCCGGAGGCCGGGCTGATGACCCGACTCGCCGGGCTGGCCACGGTGGCCCATAACGCCGGCTGGTGGTGGGCTACCTCGCGGTTCGCGGTGCTGACCGAGCGCCCGGTCACGCTGACCCGCGACAACGTCGGCCGTCTGCACTGCGGCGACGGCCCGGCCCTCGCCTTCCCCGACGGTTACGGCCTGTGGGCCTGGCGGGGCATGCCGATTCCGCCGTCGCTGGCAGCTTCGCTGCCGTCCCTGACCGTCGGCGAGATCCGGGCGGAGAAGAACGCCGAGATCCGCCGGGTGATGCTGGAACACTTCGGCTACGACCGCTACCTGCGCGAGTCCGGAGCCCGCCGGCTCCACACCGACGCCACCGGCGTCCTGTGGCACCTGGACCTGCCCGGCGACGAGCCCTTGGCGATGGTCGAGGTGGTGAACGCGACCCCGGAGCCCGACGGGACGAGCCGCGTCTACTGGCTGCGGGTCCCACCATCGACGCGGACCGCCCGCGAGGGCGTGGCCTGGACCTTCGGCCTCACCGCCGAGGAATACCACCCGCTGATCCAGACCTGACCTACGCTGCAGTAGGGCAGCGTGCCGTCTGGTTCCGGC is part of the Actinoplanes sp. NBC_00393 genome and harbors:
- a CDS encoding DUF6745 domain-containing protein — encoded protein: MRLTHAQEAMAAAIEDQWLASALETGPASREAAERGVREAYALAGVPGPSRVFWFGSPRASAAAMAFLSGAPAPDADAPAWFAEAYSSLRAQGWTPGETGGRSLRRLVRTEPWAAARSAAAAALGPEGWAQLGSAAGRRSWELAMDRVAGRLRLRLGEDLSPSPSVSSSASASPSLSFASLPLVRSQLLDAIYGQYDAAWLATFAAADRLCPEAGLMTRLAGLATVAHNAGWWWATSRFAVLTERPVTLTRDNVGRLHCGDGPALAFPDGYGLWAWRGMPIPPSLAASLPSLTVGEIRAEKNAEIRRVMLEHFGYDRYLRESGARRLHTDATGVLWHLDLPGDEPLAMVEVVNATPEPDGTSRVYWLRVPPSTRTAREGVAWTFGLTAEEYHPLIQT